TATCTTCAGTCGAAGCCTTCGACACTAATTTCGATTTTGAGACCGTCATGGTCAACTCGCCCTCGCAGCGAAACGCGTCCTGCGACAGCACGAGATTGGCGGAAATAATGTTGTCGAAAAACTTATCCAACTTCTCGATTTCACTAATTGCCCGCGCCTTGATCTTGTCCTCCACTTCATAACGCCGTCCGGTGACTTTGATTTGCATAAACGGCTCCTTTCCCACTGAAGGATATTATCCTTCGAAAAAGTTTATTCAGGTCCACTGTGATAGTGGTGAAATGTTTCGATAAAACGGATCGTGCGTGTTTGCAGGCGCATCACCACCGAGTGGGTGTTTGAGCCTTCGCGGCTGAACCGTACTCCATCGAGCAGTTCGCCGTCGGTGACGCCGGTCGCACAGAACATCACATCGTGTCCCATCGCCAGTTCGTCGGACTTGTAAATCTTGTCCAGATCTTTGACACCCATTCTGGTCGCGCGCTCGCGCTCTTCGTTGTTCTGAAAGCGCAATTTGCCCTGTATCTCTCCACCGAGGCATCGTAATGCCGCCGCAGCCAAAACGCCTTCCGGGGCGCCGCCGATACCCATCAATACATCTACGCCGGTATCGGGCCGGGCAGTGGCAATTGCTGCCGAAACGTCCCCATCTGATATAAGCCGGATACGGGCTCCAAGTTTCCTAATTCGTGCAATTAAATCATTATGTCGCGGCCGGTCGAGGACGGCAATCGTCAACTCTTCCATTTTCATCTTCTTGGCTTCGCGAATCTGCTGGAGGTTGGTCTCAAACGGCTTGTCGAGGTCGATAGCTTCGCGCGCCTGATACCCGACAGCGATCTTCTCCATGTAGGTATCCGGAGCGTGCAGGAAGCATCCGCTCGGTCCCAAGGCCACGACCGACATGGCGTTCGGGCGGCCATAAGCGCAAGAATCGGTGCATTCCAGAGGGTCAAGGGCAATATCCATCGCCTTGCCGGTGCCTTTGCCGACCTTCTCGCCGATATAGAGCATCGGTGCCTCGTCGCGTTCCCCTTCGCCGATTACCACTGTGCCATTGAAATCGAGGGCATTGAAGCGTTCGCGCATCGACTCGACAGCAGCCCGGTCGGCTGAGTCTTTGTCGCCGCGCCCCATCCACTGGGCACAGGAAAGCGCTGCCGCCTCAGTCACCCGCACCATTTCCAATGCCATATTTCTATCCATGGGTCAGCGCTGTATATATGATGTTAAACGGGGTTTCGAAAGAAAAGAAAGTTGATTCTGGAGGACCATGTGCTCTTCTATCAAAAAATGCCAATCGGGTCCGAAAGCGCCTCTGCCGGCGCGATCACTTTTTAGG
This genomic interval from bacterium contains the following:
- the raiA gene encoding ribosome-associated translation inhibitor RaiA, with the translated sequence MQIKVTGRRYEVEDKIKARAISEIEKLDKFFDNIISANLVLSQDAFRCEGELTMTVSKSKLVSKASTEDMFATIEMVTDKMAAQLKKHKGKLKERDQKGLSEKKAKVDLSTKVDEVEY
- the glpX gene encoding class II fructose-bisphosphatase; the protein is MDRNMALEMVRVTEAAALSCAQWMGRGDKDSADRAAVESMRERFNALDFNGTVVIGEGERDEAPMLYIGEKVGKGTGKAMDIALDPLECTDSCAYGRPNAMSVVALGPSGCFLHAPDTYMEKIAVGYQAREAIDLDKPFETNLQQIREAKKMKMEELTIAVLDRPRHNDLIARIRKLGARIRLISDGDVSAAIATARPDTGVDVLMGIGGAPEGVLAAAALRCLGGEIQGKLRFQNNEERERATRMGVKDLDKIYKSDELAMGHDVMFCATGVTDGELLDGVRFSREGSNTHSVVMRLQTRTIRFIETFHHYHSGPE